The following is a genomic window from uncultured Draconibacterium sp..
AATATACGAATATACTCTGCTTTTATGTCGAACTATTAAAACCTCAAGTGATTCATGATCGCCTTGAATAAATCGTTGAACGAGTTCATTATCGTTCAGTTTATCGAGTCTGAACATTACCTTCTATTTTATGTGTAAACAAAAAGTAAAGTTTATCTATAGGCGTTCAAATTTTAGTGTAGTAAAACTATTATTCTAATTTTGTATCATTCAAAAATGAAACATTTTACCGACAATAGCAAGTTTTTCTAACATTTTATCGAATTTTACAAAAATAATATGTCAAATAGCAAAAATGCTAAATATATTGAGATTCAGAACGCAAGAGTTCATAATCTAAAAAATATAAGCTTAAAAATACCCCGAAACAAATTCATTGTGGTAACCGGTGTTTCCGGTTCAGGGAAGTCATCGCTGGCTTTCGATACTCTTTTTGCCGAAGGACAACGCCGCTATGTAGAAAGTCTGTCGTCATATGCCCGTCAGTTTTTGGGGCGAATAAATAAACCCGAAGTTGACTTTATTAACGGAATTCCGCCTGCCATTGCTATCGAGCAAAAGGTAAACACGCGTAATCCACGCTCGACAGTTGGTACATCAACCGAAATTTACGATTATCTGAAGCTGCTTTACGCACGCATTGGAAAAACCATTTCGCCGGTATCGAGGCAAGTTGTTTCGCGAAACAGCGTAACCGATGTGGTTGACTACATAAACAGTTTTGAGGAAGGAACCCGTCTGATTATTGTTGCGCCTTTGAAAGCAAAAAACGGACGGACTATCCTGCAAGAAGTTGAACTGTTAATGCAACAGGGGTTTTCGCGTATTGAAACCAACGACGAAATAAAACGTATTGACGAGCTGGTAAAAGCAGAAAGTGATGATTTTTGCAACGGAAGCTGCAACCTGGTTATCGACCGTACCGCCGTTAAACACGACGAAGACACACAAAGCCGACTGGCCGATTCGGTTCAAACAGCTTTTTTCGAAGGACACGGTGAGTGTCTGGTAAAAATTTATAAAAAAGAAGGTCCGGAATCAAAAGGCTTTTCGAACCGTTTTGAAGCCGATGGAATTGAATTTGAAGAGCCAACGGTTCACATGTTCAGTTTCAATAATCCGGTTGGAGCCTGTCCTACTTGCGAAGGTTACGGGAAAGTAATTGGTATTGACGAAGATCTTGTAATTCCTAATAAATCGTTATCGATATACCAGGATGCTATTGCCTGTTGGAAAGGCGAAAAAATGAGCCAGTGGAAAAATGAGCTGATCTATTCGGCTGAAAAATTTGATTTCCCCATTCACAAGCCATTTTATGAACTTAGTGAGGAACAAAAATTCCTCATCTGGACAGGAAATCAATATTTCGAAGGCTTAAACCAGTTTTTCAAGCACCTTGAAGAGGGCAGCTACAAAATACAATACCGGGTAATGCTATCGCGCTACCGAGGAAAAACAGTGTGTCCCGAATGTAAAGGAAGCCGTTTAAAAAAAGAAGCTGGCTATGTTAAAGTTGCGGATAAATCGCTTCAGGAGTTGGTATTAATGCCTGTTTCCGAACTAAAGGAGTTCTTCCTTAATATGAAACTGAGCGATCATGAAAAACAAGTTGCCAAACGTATCCTTATAGAAATCAACAACCGCCTGGAATTTTTGGATGATGTAGGTTTGGGCTATCTTACACTTAACCGCTTATCGTCAACGTTATCGGGTGGCGAGTCGCAGCGCATCAACCTGGCAACCTCGCTTGGAAGTAGCCTGGTTGGTTCGCTTTATATTTTGGATGAACCAAGTATTGGTCTGCATTCGCGAGACACAGAAAAACTGATAAAAGTATTACGACGCCTGCAAAAAATTGGAAATACAGTACTGGTCGTTGAACATGACGAAGAAATTATTCGTGCTGCCGACGAAGTAATCGATATTGGTCCAATGGCCGGACAACACGGTGGAGAAGTTGTTTTTCAGGGAACACATACCGACTTGATTAAAAATCCGAAGAGCCTTACCACAAAATATCTCACAGGCATTGAAAATATACCTGTTCCGACTCAACGCCGAAAATGGACGAACTCCATTCAAGTTATTGGTGCACGCGAAAACAACCTCAAAAATGTTACTGTTAAATTTCCGTTGAATACTTTAACGGTAATTACCGGGGTCAGCGGATCAGGAAAGTCTTCACTTATTTCAAAAATCCTCACTCCTGCCCTGACTAAAATTTTGGGGGGATATGGTGAAAAAACCGGTCATCACGATGCGGTTTTAGGAGACTATAAAATGATCAATGCCCTTGAGTTCATCGACCAAAATCCTATCGGGAAATCGTCGCGCTCAAACCCGGTTACCTACCTGAAAGCTTACGACGAGATACGAAAATTACTGTCGGAGCAGCAGGCGGCAAAAATACAGGGTTTAAAACCATCTCACTTTTCGTTTAACGTTGATGGTGGACGTTGCGACGAATGCCAGGGTGAAGGTACAATTAAAGTAGAAATGCAGTTTTTGGCCGACGTTTACCTGCTTTGCGAAAGTTGCGGCGGAAAACGTTTTAAAGAAGATATTTTAGATGTAAAATACCAGGATTTAAATGTAGACGACATTCTTAATCTGACCGTAAATGCAGCCATCGAGCTCTTTAAACAAGGCAAAAGTTCAACG
Proteins encoded in this region:
- the uvrA gene encoding excinuclease ABC subunit UvrA, with the translated sequence MSNSKNAKYIEIQNARVHNLKNISLKIPRNKFIVVTGVSGSGKSSLAFDTLFAEGQRRYVESLSSYARQFLGRINKPEVDFINGIPPAIAIEQKVNTRNPRSTVGTSTEIYDYLKLLYARIGKTISPVSRQVVSRNSVTDVVDYINSFEEGTRLIIVAPLKAKNGRTILQEVELLMQQGFSRIETNDEIKRIDELVKAESDDFCNGSCNLVIDRTAVKHDEDTQSRLADSVQTAFFEGHGECLVKIYKKEGPESKGFSNRFEADGIEFEEPTVHMFSFNNPVGACPTCEGYGKVIGIDEDLVIPNKSLSIYQDAIACWKGEKMSQWKNELIYSAEKFDFPIHKPFYELSEEQKFLIWTGNQYFEGLNQFFKHLEEGSYKIQYRVMLSRYRGKTVCPECKGSRLKKEAGYVKVADKSLQELVLMPVSELKEFFLNMKLSDHEKQVAKRILIEINNRLEFLDDVGLGYLTLNRLSSTLSGGESQRINLATSLGSSLVGSLYILDEPSIGLHSRDTEKLIKVLRRLQKIGNTVLVVEHDEEIIRAADEVIDIGPMAGQHGGEVVFQGTHTDLIKNPKSLTTKYLTGIENIPVPTQRRKWTNSIQVIGARENNLKNVTVKFPLNTLTVITGVSGSGKSSLISKILTPALTKILGGYGEKTGHHDAVLGDYKMINALEFIDQNPIGKSSRSNPVTYLKAYDEIRKLLSEQQAAKIQGLKPSHFSFNVDGGRCDECQGEGTIKVEMQFLADVYLLCESCGGKRFKEDILDVKYQDLNVDDILNLTVNAAIELFKQGKSSTEKKITKRLQPLQDVGLGYIKLGQASSTLSGGESQRVKLASFLAKEKDSPTLFIFDEPTTGLHFHDIRKLLDSFNALISRGHSILIIEHNMDVIKSADWIIDLGPEGGDKGGQLVFEGTPEDLIKEKNSYTGEALKEKL